DNA sequence from the Narcine bancroftii isolate sNarBan1 chromosome 11, sNarBan1.hap1, whole genome shotgun sequence genome:
tggtcgttagccttgcccacttcagtctcctCAGCTGGCTTGACactttcaatagagctcctgaagaaggttgacataatggtggtcgttagccttgcccacttcagtctcctCAGCTGGCttgacactctcaatagagctcctgaagaaggttgacataatggtggtcgttagccttgcccacttcagtctcctCAGCTGGCtcgacactctcaatagagctcctgaagaaggttgacataatggtggcctccTTCAGTCTTcataggaagtgcagtcgctgttgcgccttcctgacaagtgaggaaatgttcacgataggtcactagtcaagtgaactccaaggatcctggtgtcctccactctctctactgcagagttattgatgtggagtggagggtggtcattcctggtcctcctgaagtccacgatcatctccttcatcttgtccacgttgagactcagattgttcctctcgcaccatttcgCGAGTTTTTCCACCTCTATGgcgcgactcatcgttgttgcagaTGAAACCTGAGGGGTGCCTGTGCTCATTGTGGTGGTCCTTGATGATCTGGTaccgacccggacagactgtgttctttccattaggaagtccagaatccagttacagagagggtcaTTGCATCCAGTGAGGACTGCCCCTCTCACATTATGCAGGACTAGGTCGCATTCCCCCAGCATAACCTTAGATTACGATCTATCGTGACTGTTTGTGAACTCTCATCCAGAGCCGACCGAACCATTGAGTGTTGTCTGCTTGTGAGATGCCTATTACCGATTGATGACAATTCAGTTGCCCAGTCCCTCTTGTGTTCTACCTCAAGGCAGCGCTCCTCCACGACACTGTCGAAGATACTGACACCACGCTGGAGGAGATCGAGGAGAGGTTTGGAGAGAAGGTCCGGAGTATTGTGGCTGAGGTGACGGATGATAAATCCCTTTCCAAGGTGGAGCGGAAGGAGCTTCAGATCCAGCACGCACCTCACTGCAGCCATGAAGCCAAGTTGGTGAAACTGGCAGACAAACTGTACAATCTGCGAGACATGAAGTGCTGCACACCACAAGGTCAGTGCCCCTCTACCTCTGGGGCGAGGCTTTTTCTTAGCATTATTCTGATAATTGAGTCCAAGGTTAATGAGTGTCGGTGGAGATGGAGTTGCGTTTAGAGACTGAGTAGGTACTGAAGATTCCCTTCAGATGGGTTAGTCTGACAATCCAGTAGCTTTCTGGGGGCTGGCTTCTCATTCACATTTATTGAATGAGACATTTGGCTTTGATCTCGTGCCTTTGAGACATTGGCCAATGCCTGTTGATAAGTAGCCTCGTGGGGTAATCTTAATTCTGCCATGCTCTTGATCCCAGTTCCAGCAAATACATTGATCTGTGTTTTTTTGTTTGCCGGttatggtaatttttttttcctcttggaGATTCTATGGCATTCATTCCTCACTCAGTTAGCGCGAGTGAATCTAACAGGTCCATCGGTCATTGCATTATATAAATCATAAGAAAATGGAGTCAGCCCCCCCATCTGGGCCCCTACGAACCTGCTCCATCatttaagatcatggctgaaatGGCCGTGGCCTTAGCTCCATTCCCCATTTTTCAAACTTCTATTTATCAGGAAGCCTCCACCGCTTCCTTaatcagagaattccacagatttactactctctgggagaagtaaTTCCTCCTCatatctgtcttaaatctactcccctgaatttgGTGGCTACGTCCCTAGTTCTCGTCTCAtgccagtgggaagaaaaaactttcctgcttctatcttatctattcctttcataattttatgtttctataagatccttccCTCCTAAACACCAGTGAATATAGTCCTAGGCTTCTCCATATACAGAAAAGTCCAAATATcgggatgccagaaatccagaccacccaagaatcgAACGCTCTCAGCTTTTGTGTGTGGATGTGCATTGTGTAAGTGCCCAAGAATCAGGAAAATCGAAAAATCCAGACTGATCCAAGCcccgagcagtccggattttaggacttGCACTGTACTCATTAATTCTGCATTGGCCATTAAAGTGATAAGATGCTGCATTATGTGGCAGGTTTTCTTTCATAGTAAGGAATGGATtgtgtcagaaggttcaggtACCTGTACAGGAATTAAGCCTCATCTCACCATGACTTCTGTTGAATCATCATTCAGGATGGACAAAGGAAAGAGTCGAAGAATACTTCGTCTGGGCTTCCAAAGTAGTCGCTGGTCTTCGAGGAACCAATCAGGCCCTGGAAAATAGCTTGGATGctctgttcaaagaaagaaacatTTTTACTCATTAAGTCACTCCCTCATCCTCTACATTAATTTTTCAATGGATATGTAAGAAAAATTGTTCCCTTTACAATATCACTCAATATTTATTTTGCCCTAAGTAAATATTAAGGAATTTGTGTGAGCTCTTTTTCTCTTCcttggcaaaggaggaaaaacccaacacccaaccccaaccaaccaattttcccctgcagccgctgcaaccgtgtctgcctgtcccgcatcggacttgtcagccacaaacgagcccgcagctgacgtggacttttaccccctccataaatcttcgtccgcgaagccaagccaaagaaaaagaaaaggactgAATAAACTCATCCTATGAGTtcctttgtttttaatttaatttgaaattaatgtccgcGGTTTAGATTGTTTTGTaccttcaaaattcagatttattgtcagagtacatatctgacatcacatacagccctgagattctttttcctgcaggcgaggcagaattaccacttatcggtagtgcaaaagaaaaactgtattcaagaaaagatatgtatacaaaagagagaaatgtaaaaaggaagttgaaacaaattgtgcaatacaggaaataaatatttaataataaataaggtgcaaagcaagagtccttaaatagctGAAGGATGTGATATTAAACAATTCGTGGTCTCTCTTCTAAATATATCTTTTGTTTTTCAATCTCAAAGAAATGGATTGATAGATTTTATTCGGCTGCAAGGCCTTTTAAAAAACCCTCTCCAGATGTGATCTTTCGCTTCAAAAAATTGAGGTATCTTCTTGAGAGTTTTTCATGTTTTTTGCTTTAGGTCCACTCACCGAAATCCAGTGCACTGTGGAACCATTTGTCCCACCGTACCTGCTGATTCCCTCATCAGTTCATTATCGTGTGTGGTAGTGAAATAATACTGAGCCCAGGGAGGGGCATTCCAAGAATGAACTGGTCTGCCCTGGTTGCTTTCCAGACAACATATCTTATGggaaggaaagtctgcagacactgcaatgaaagtaaaaacacagaaatgctggaggaaatcagctggtcttgcagcgtccattggagataaagatatatatctgatgttttgggcttgagctcttcctcGAGGTTGATACCgaaatatctttatctcctatgagacagggtgagttcctccatcatctcTGTTTTTGCATTTGGCTCTCAATGTCACTTCTGTTCCTAAATTCTAAAGGTTCCTGCTGCTCTCTTCCATCCATACTCACATCATGTTTGCTTTCTGACTTAAAGAGCCCAGACGCGAATGAAATGTTCATTCGGGATGAACCTGGAGGAAGGATGTAAGACACACGGCAGACGCcgcggttgaagtgaaaacatgacgctgggagaaactcagcaggtcaaaccgtgtcctttattaTGTAGCGAAGCTAAAGATGTTTCGGGCTCTTCAGG
Encoded proteins:
- the hddc3 gene encoding guanosine-3',5'-bis(diphosphate) 3'-pyrophosphohydrolase MESH1, encoding MASDVARILDAADLAASKHRHQRRKDAEQTPYINHPLGVSRILTHEAAVTDVAVLQAALLHDTVEDTDTTLEEIEERFGEKVRSIVAEVTDDKSLSKVERKELQIQHAPHCSHEAKLVKLADKLYNLRDMKCCTPQGWTKERVEEYFVWASKVVAGLRGTNQALENSLDALFKERNIFTH